From Firmicutes bacterium HGW-Firmicutes-1, a single genomic window includes:
- a CDS encoding HAD family hydrolase, with the protein MYKNYYFDLYGTLMSVETNEETDMVWEKMALYYGYYGANYDAYELQSKYQKATTKLLNSNQVSHPEIDIQDVFYKLFKDKDIKLKKKMAKDAARVFRMLTTNSLEVYEGVIDMLMALKNQKRNVFLLANAQNAYALYELRKGGIRKYFDEFFFSSDFGMLKPETSFFEAAFAKEDIKKKDSIIISADYTRDIVGAKAFGVDTLYINADGEHHDSATCTYEVKGRDYAKIINLIVK; encoded by the coding sequence ATGTATAAGAATTATTACTTTGATTTATATGGAACACTTATGTCAGTAGAAACGAACGAAGAAACAGATATGGTATGGGAAAAAATGGCGTTGTATTATGGTTACTATGGTGCTAATTATGATGCATATGAGCTTCAAAGCAAATATCAAAAAGCAACTACCAAGCTATTAAATTCAAATCAGGTGAGCCACCCAGAGATTGATATACAAGATGTCTTCTATAAGCTCTTCAAAGATAAAGATATTAAACTAAAAAAGAAAATGGCCAAGGATGCAGCTAGAGTATTTAGAATGTTAACAACGAATTCTTTAGAGGTTTATGAAGGTGTTATTGACATGCTTATGGCTTTGAAAAATCAGAAACGAAATGTATTTTTATTGGCGAATGCTCAAAATGCTTATGCGCTATACGAGCTTAGAAAAGGTGGAATCAGAAAGTATTTTGATGAGTTCTTCTTCTCTTCAGATTTTGGTATGTTAAAGCCTGAAACAAGTTTTTTTGAAGCTGCCTTTGCAAAAGAGGATATCAAGAAAAAAGATTCTATCATTATTAGTGCCGACTACACAAGAGATATCGTAGGTGCTAAGGCTTTTGGAGTTGATACACTTTATATTAATGCCGATGGAGAACACCATGATTCAGCAACTTGTACTTATGAAGTGAAGGGCAGAGATTATGCTAAAATTATTAATTTAATCGTTAAATAG
- a CDS encoding proline--tRNA ligase, which translates to MANEKKLVEAITSMDQDFAQWYTDVVKKAELIDYSSVRGCMIIKPYGYAIWELIQKQLDQRFKDTGHENVYMPMFIPESLLQKEKDHVEGFAPEVAWVTHGGTDKLTERLCIRPTSETLFCDHYANIIQSYRDLPKLYNQWCSVVRWEKTTRPFLRSLEFLWQEGHTAHATAEEAEEETIKMLNVYAEFCENVLAIPMVKGQKTEKEKFAGAKATYTIESLMHDGKALQSGTSHNFGDGFAKAFGIQYTDKENKLKHVHQTSWGMTTRLIGAVIMVHGDDSGLVLPPSIAPIEVIIVPIMQKKEGVLEKAAELKATLSKFARVKIDDSDKSPGWKFAEYEMKGVPVRVEIGPKDIENNQAVLVRRDTREKTIVPLDQLENEVKLLLEKMQTGLLSKALTHRNEHTYKATSMDEFTKIVDETPGFIKAMWCGDLACENAIKEQTGATARCMPFEQEKIGSTCVCCGEPAEKLVYWGRAY; encoded by the coding sequence ATGGCAAACGAGAAAAAATTAGTTGAAGCAATAACATCTATGGATCAGGATTTTGCACAATGGTATACGGATGTAGTAAAAAAAGCAGAGTTAATCGACTATTCAAGCGTTAGAGGGTGTATGATTATCAAACCTTATGGCTATGCTATCTGGGAGCTCATACAAAAACAGCTTGATCAAAGATTTAAAGATACAGGGCATGAAAATGTTTATATGCCAATGTTTATTCCGGAGAGTCTACTTCAAAAGGAAAAAGATCATGTTGAGGGCTTTGCACCTGAGGTAGCATGGGTTACTCATGGCGGAACAGATAAATTAACAGAGAGATTATGTATTAGACCTACATCAGAAACTTTATTCTGTGATCATTATGCGAATATCATTCAATCCTATAGAGATTTACCAAAGCTTTATAATCAATGGTGTTCAGTTGTAAGATGGGAAAAAACAACTAGACCATTCCTTCGTTCTTTAGAGTTTTTATGGCAAGAAGGACATACTGCACATGCAACAGCTGAAGAGGCTGAAGAAGAAACAATTAAAATGTTAAATGTTTATGCAGAGTTCTGCGAAAATGTATTGGCTATTCCAATGGTTAAAGGCCAAAAAACTGAGAAGGAAAAATTTGCTGGCGCAAAGGCAACTTATACAATAGAAAGCTTGATGCATGATGGCAAAGCACTTCAATCAGGAACATCACATAACTTTGGTGATGGATTTGCTAAAGCCTTTGGTATTCAATATACAGATAAAGAAAATAAGTTAAAGCATGTTCATCAAACCTCTTGGGGTATGACAACAAGATTAATTGGAGCGGTAATCATGGTTCACGGCGATGATTCAGGCCTAGTATTACCACCATCAATTGCTCCAATTGAAGTTATTATAGTACCGATTATGCAGAAAAAAGAAGGCGTTCTTGAAAAAGCTGCAGAGTTAAAAGCAACACTTAGTAAATTTGCAAGAGTCAAAATAGATGATTCTGACAAGAGCCCAGGTTGGAAATTTGCAGAGTATGAAATGAAAGGTGTTCCAGTAAGAGTTGAAATTGGACCAAAAGACATTGAAAACAACCAAGCGGTTCTTGTAAGAAGAGATACAAGAGAAAAAACAATCGTTCCATTAGATCAGCTTGAGAACGAAGTAAAATTACTACTTGAAAAAATGCAAACAGGTTTATTAAGTAAAGCGCTTACTCATAGAAACGAACACACCTACAAAGCAACAAGTATGGATGAATTCACTAAAATTGTTGATGAAACTCCTGGTTTTATTAAGGCTATGTGGTGCGGTGACCTAGCTTGCGAAAATGCCATTAAAGAACAAACAGGTGCAACGGCTAGATGTATGCCATTTGAGCAAGAAAAAATTGGAAGTACTTGTGTTTGCTGTGGGGAACCAGCAGAAAAGCTGGTTTATTGGGGCCGTGCTTATTAG